The Malus domestica chromosome 06, GDT2T_hap1 genome has a segment encoding these proteins:
- the LOC103445373 gene encoding late embryogenesis abundant protein At1g64065 has protein sequence MADQESQIWPLAPSRLHRRSDEENPTFKAIRRERSNKCFVYVFAGIVLQSIIILVFALVVFRVKSPGFNLSSVQIKTLKSTGSPAASFNATLSAQMAIKNKNFGEYKFEGSSASLWYGEFKVGEAKFAKGSVKARGTRKVNLRIEVRSNRLPKDVQNGGLGSEINSGFLNISSYAKISGRVHLMKIMKKRKTIDMNCTMVLVLKNKTVKDLVCR, from the coding sequence ATGGCAGATCAAGAGAGCCAAATCTGGCCACTAGCACCATCCAGATTACACCGCAGAAGCGACGAAGAAAACCCTACTTTCAAAGCCATACGCAGAGAAAGAAGCAACAAATGTTTCGTCTACGTCTTTGCAGGCATCGTCCTCCAAAGCATAATCATCCTCGTCTTTGCTTTGGTTGTTTTTCGTGTCAAATCCCCCGGTTTCAATCTCAGCTCCGTCCAGATCAAAACTCTCAAGTCCACCGGTTCTCCGGCGGCTTCGTTCAACGCAACGTTATCTGCTCAGATGGCCATAAAGAACAAAAACTTCGGGGAGTACAAGTTCGAGGGCAGCAGCGCGAGCTTGTGGTATGGAGAGTTCAAAGTCGGCGAAGCTAAATTTGCCAAGGGTAGCGTGAAAGCGAGAGGGACTCGGAAGGTGAACCTGAGAATTGAAGTGAGGTCAAATAGGCTGCCTAAGGACGTTCAAAATGGTGGTTTAGGGAGTGAGATTAATTCTGGATTTTTGAACATCAGCAGCTATGCAAAGATTAGTGGGAGAGTGCATTTGATGAAGATTatgaagaagaggaagactATTGATATGAATTGCACCATGGTTCTTGTTTTGAAGAATAAGACAGTTAAGGATTTAGTATGCAGATGA